One region of Pseudomonas glycinae genomic DNA includes:
- a CDS encoding APC family permease translates to MEIEEFGYKQELKRSLTLTDLVVYGMIFMIPIAPFGVYGYVNAEAPGMVPLAYIIGMVAMVFTALSYGSMARAFPIAGSVYSYAQRGLNQHVGFIAGWLMLLDYLLIPPLLYVYAAMALNHLYPDIPKVGFILAFLVSATFVNLRGITFTARMNILFLLAQLVVLGIFLFYAWNALHNGGGNGQLTLAPLYHPETFNFALLMQAVSIAVLSFLGFDAISTLAEEIKGDPGRSVGKAALITLVVMGVIFVAQTWIATDLAAGMGFKSADTAFYEIAEIAAGSWLATLTGVATALAWGVAVAITSQAAVSRLLFGMARDGKLPKVLAKVHPKHNTPYLSIYLVAVLSLVICYLFINSVDTLTSLVNFGALSGFMLLHLTVINYYWRRQKSAQVIRHLICPVIGFIIVAAIMYNMGVDAQKLGLIWIALGLVYLFFLNKLGASTALPDPSNG, encoded by the coding sequence ATGGAAATAGAAGAGTTTGGCTACAAACAGGAGTTGAAACGTAGCCTGACACTGACCGATCTGGTGGTGTACGGGATGATCTTCATGATCCCCATCGCCCCGTTCGGCGTGTATGGCTACGTCAATGCCGAGGCACCGGGGATGGTGCCTTTGGCATACATCATCGGCATGGTGGCGATGGTCTTCACCGCGCTGAGCTACGGCAGCATGGCACGAGCCTTTCCGATTGCCGGATCGGTCTATTCCTACGCACAGCGGGGCCTGAATCAACATGTCGGCTTCATCGCCGGCTGGCTGATGCTGCTCGATTACCTGCTGATTCCGCCGCTGCTGTACGTGTACGCGGCGATGGCGCTCAACCACTTGTATCCGGACATCCCGAAGGTCGGCTTCATTCTGGCATTCCTGGTCAGCGCGACTTTCGTCAACCTGCGCGGCATCACCTTTACCGCCCGCATGAACATCCTGTTCCTGCTGGCGCAGCTGGTGGTACTGGGGATTTTCCTGTTCTACGCCTGGAATGCCCTGCACAACGGTGGCGGCAACGGCCAGTTGACCCTGGCGCCGCTGTATCACCCGGAAACCTTCAACTTCGCTCTGCTGATGCAAGCGGTTTCGATTGCGGTGCTGTCGTTCCTCGGCTTCGATGCGATCTCCACCCTTGCCGAAGAGATCAAGGGCGATCCGGGCCGCAGTGTCGGCAAAGCGGCGTTGATCACTCTGGTGGTGATGGGTGTGATTTTCGTCGCACAAACCTGGATCGCCACCGATCTGGCAGCCGGCATGGGCTTCAAATCCGCCGATACCGCGTTCTATGAAATCGCCGAAATCGCTGCCGGCAGCTGGCTGGCGACCCTGACCGGTGTCGCGACCGCTTTGGCCTGGGGCGTGGCGGTAGCGATCACCTCGCAAGCGGCAGTCTCGCGTCTGCTGTTCGGCATGGCCCGCGACGGCAAGCTGCCGAAAGTGCTGGCCAAGGTGCATCCGAAACACAACACACCGTACCTGAGCATCTATCTGGTAGCCGTGCTGTCGCTGGTGATCTGCTACCTGTTCATCAATTCGGTGGACACCCTGACCTCGCTGGTCAACTTCGGCGCCCTGAGCGGCTTCATGCTGCTGCACCTGACCGTGATCAATTACTACTGGCGCCGGCAGAAATCCGCCCAGGTGATCCGTCACCTGATCTGCCCGGTGATCGGCTTCATCATCGTCGCGGCCATCATGTACAACATGGGCGTCGATGCACAGAAACTCGGCCTGATCTGGATCGCACTGGGTCTGGTGTACCTGTTCTTCCTGAACAAGCTCGGCGCCAGTACCGCGCTGCCTGACCCGAGCAATGGCTGA
- a CDS encoding M20/M25/M40 family metallo-hydrolase: MTFKFRRSLLAGLSLTFAASGVFAEPHKQVLADAEQYKPEALKLLERLVNIDSGSGYEPGLKQVSDIAIDELKKLGATIELVPNIPEKTNHVLATLKGTGKAKILLMAHMDTVFKEGSAAERPFHIKDGRAYGPGVMDDKGGIVAGIYALKILKNLDFKDYAQITFLLDASEETGSDVATDLIKKTAKLHDVTLNLEPGRPADGLVVWRKGSATALVEVKGKAAHAGVAPELGRNAAMEAAHQILQLGKLGDEAKKTTINFTVLKAGDRTNVIPDQATAKADVRAAVPEEFDRIEKDLARVSQDKLIPDTEVKTSLQRGLPPMPQTAESDRLMAMAQGIYGEIGRKLTEEGSGGAADASLSAGVGTPTLDGFGIVGGNIHTPEEYAEVESVAPRIYLLSRMIMELAKR; the protein is encoded by the coding sequence ATGACGTTCAAATTCCGTCGTTCTCTGCTGGCCGGCCTGTCCCTCACTTTTGCAGCCTCCGGTGTCTTTGCCGAACCGCACAAACAAGTGCTGGCCGATGCCGAGCAATACAAGCCCGAAGCCCTGAAATTGCTCGAACGGCTGGTCAATATCGATTCCGGTTCCGGCTATGAACCGGGGCTCAAGCAAGTCAGCGACATTGCCATCGATGAGCTGAAAAAGCTTGGCGCAACTATCGAGTTGGTGCCGAACATCCCGGAAAAAACCAACCATGTGCTCGCCACGCTCAAAGGCACCGGCAAGGCGAAAATCCTGCTGATGGCGCACATGGACACGGTGTTCAAGGAAGGCTCCGCCGCCGAGCGACCGTTCCACATCAAGGACGGCCGCGCCTACGGGCCGGGTGTGATGGACGACAAGGGCGGAATCGTCGCCGGCATCTATGCGCTGAAAATCCTCAAAAACCTCGACTTCAAGGACTACGCGCAAATCACCTTTCTGCTCGATGCCAGCGAAGAAACCGGCTCGGACGTCGCCACCGACCTGATCAAGAAAACCGCCAAACTCCACGACGTCACCCTCAACCTCGAACCGGGTCGTCCGGCCGATGGTCTGGTGGTGTGGCGCAAGGGCAGCGCCACCGCGCTGGTGGAGGTCAAAGGCAAGGCTGCCCACGCCGGCGTCGCGCCGGAACTGGGGCGCAACGCGGCGATGGAGGCGGCGCATCAGATCCTGCAACTGGGCAAACTCGGCGACGAGGCCAAGAAAACCACCATCAACTTCACCGTGCTCAAGGCTGGCGACCGCACCAACGTGATCCCGGATCAGGCCACGGCCAAGGCTGACGTGCGAGCGGCGGTGCCGGAAGAATTTGACCGGATCGAGAAGGATCTGGCGCGGGTGTCGCAGGACAAGTTGATTCCTGACACGGAGGTGAAGACTTCATTGCAACGCGGTTTGCCGCCGATGCCGCAGACGGCTGAGTCGGATCGCTTGATGGCGATGGCCCAAGGGATCTACGGTGAGATTGGCCGCAAGTTGACCGAAGAAGGTAGTGGCGGGGCGGCGGATGCGAGCCTGTCGGCCGGGGTAGGGACGCCGACGCTGGACGGGTTCGGGATTGTCGGCGGCAACATTCATACGCCGGAGGAATACGCGGAGGTGGAGAGCGTGGCGCCGCGGATTTATCTGTTGTCGCGGATGATTATGGAGTTGGCGAAACGGTAA
- a CDS encoding isocitrate lyase/PEP mutase family protein, whose protein sequence is MTRLSHQDLRRNFRQLLASDTCYHTASVFDPMSARIAADLGFEVGILGGSVASLQVLGAPDFALITLSEFAEQATRIGRVAQLPVIADADHGYGNALNVMRTIVELERAGVAALTIEDTLLPAQFGRKSTDLITVAEGVGKIRAALEARVDSEMAIIARTNAGILPNQEIISRTKQYQAAGADGICMVGIQDFDQLEQIAEHLTVPLMLVTYGNPALRDDKRLAELGVRVTIDGHGAYFAAIKATYDSLREQRQIFTQASDLSATELTHTYTQPEEYILWAKEYMSVKE, encoded by the coding sequence ATGACCAGGCTTTCTCATCAAGATTTGCGCCGTAACTTCCGTCAGCTGCTGGCTTCCGACACCTGCTATCACACAGCCTCGGTGTTCGATCCGATGTCCGCCCGCATTGCCGCTGACCTGGGTTTTGAAGTTGGGATTCTCGGCGGCTCGGTCGCCTCGTTGCAGGTTCTGGGCGCTCCGGACTTTGCCCTGATCACCCTCAGCGAATTCGCTGAGCAGGCCACCCGCATCGGCCGTGTCGCCCAATTGCCGGTGATCGCCGACGCCGACCACGGCTACGGCAACGCCCTGAACGTAATGCGCACCATCGTCGAACTGGAACGCGCCGGTGTCGCCGCGCTGACCATCGAAGATACCCTGCTGCCGGCCCAGTTCGGCCGTAAATCCACCGACCTGATCACCGTCGCCGAAGGCGTCGGCAAGATCCGCGCAGCACTGGAAGCCCGGGTCGATTCGGAAATGGCGATCATCGCGCGGACCAACGCCGGTATCCTGCCGAACCAGGAAATCATCAGCCGCACCAAGCAATACCAGGCAGCAGGCGCCGACGGTATCTGCATGGTTGGCATCCAGGACTTCGATCAACTCGAGCAGATCGCCGAACACCTGACCGTCCCGCTGATGCTGGTGACCTACGGCAACCCGGCGCTGCGCGACGACAAACGCCTGGCCGAACTGGGCGTGCGCGTCACCATCGACGGCCACGGTGCTTACTTCGCGGCGATCAAGGCGACTTACGACAGCCTGCGCGAACAGCGCCAGATCTTCACCCAGGCCTCCGACCTGAGCGCCACCGAACTGACCCACACCTACACCCAGCCTGAGGAATACATCCTCTGGGCCAAGGAATACATGAGCGTCAAAGAGTAA
- a CDS encoding glutamine synthetase: MSERLSPLPMTTIVTTDLIGVTRGRSFPTDELEHYQAAGCGWVPANSALTPQDIIASTSPWGAYGDLRLIPDLASRVTVGNGPDAAAPALDFIHGDIRETDGRPWAACPRTLLRNEVERYRDELGLQINAAFEHEFNLHAGFAEHLAFSLEAQRQGAEFGGWLLSALRAGGVEPEMFLPEYGKHQYEITCRPALGVAAADRAVNVREITREIARQMGLDLSFAPKTAADAVCNGVHLHVSLLDLAGQPMLYDAGTSNGLSTLGQHWAAGVLHYLPALCAFTAPTPVSYERLQPHHWSASYACLGQQNREAALRICPTVSLGGKPVAVQYNLEFRALDATASPHLAMAVLLIAGRLGIEQRLALNAITDEIPDSLNDEQRKARGIVALPASLAQALDCLRRSEALIEALPGVLLETFFALKTEELALTEQLSPADLCEHYARLY; encoded by the coding sequence ATGAGCGAACGCCTGTCGCCGTTGCCGATGACCACCATCGTCACCACCGACCTGATCGGCGTCACCCGTGGCCGCTCGTTTCCCACCGATGAGCTGGAGCACTATCAGGCCGCCGGTTGTGGCTGGGTGCCGGCCAACAGCGCGTTGACGCCGCAGGACATCATTGCCTCGACCAGTCCGTGGGGCGCTTATGGCGACCTGCGGCTGATTCCCGATCTGGCCAGCCGCGTCACCGTCGGCAACGGCCCGGACGCCGCAGCGCCAGCACTGGATTTCATCCATGGCGACATCCGCGAAACCGATGGCCGACCATGGGCGGCCTGCCCGCGCACCCTGCTGCGCAATGAGGTCGAGCGCTATCGCGATGAGCTTGGCCTGCAGATCAACGCCGCGTTCGAACACGAATTCAACCTGCACGCCGGGTTTGCCGAACATCTGGCCTTCTCGCTCGAAGCCCAGCGCCAAGGTGCGGAATTCGGTGGCTGGTTGCTCAGCGCGCTGCGCGCCGGCGGCGTCGAGCCGGAAATGTTCCTGCCCGAATACGGCAAGCATCAATACGAAATCACCTGCCGTCCGGCCCTTGGCGTGGCGGCGGCGGATCGCGCGGTGAACGTGCGCGAGATTACCCGCGAGATCGCCCGGCAGATGGGCCTGGACTTGAGCTTCGCACCGAAGACTGCCGCCGACGCGGTATGCAACGGCGTGCACCTGCACGTCAGCCTGCTGGACCTGGCCGGTCAGCCGATGCTTTACGACGCCGGCACCAGCAATGGTCTGTCGACCCTGGGTCAGCACTGGGCGGCGGGCGTGCTGCATTACTTGCCGGCGCTGTGCGCGTTCACTGCACCGACGCCGGTGTCGTATGAACGTCTGCAACCGCATCACTGGAGCGCGTCCTACGCCTGTCTGGGCCAGCAAAACCGCGAAGCGGCGCTGCGCATCTGCCCGACTGTCAGCCTGGGCGGCAAACCCGTGGCAGTGCAGTACAACCTGGAATTCCGCGCCTTGGATGCCACCGCCTCGCCGCATCTGGCGATGGCCGTGCTGTTGATTGCCGGGCGTCTGGGCATTGAGCAGCGTCTGGCGCTAAACGCCATCACTGATGAAATACCCGATTCACTCAACGACGAACAACGCAAGGCCCGAGGCATCGTCGCCCTGCCCGCCTCCCTGGCCCAGGCACTGGATTGCCTGCGTCGCAGTGAAGCGCTGATCGAAGCGCTGCCTGGCGTATTGCTCGAAACCTTTTTCGCCCTTAAAACCGAGGAACTGGCGCTGACGGAACAGCTCTCGCCCGCTGACCTGTGTGAGCACTATGCACGCCTGTACTGA
- a CDS encoding arginine N-succinyltransferase, with the protein MLVLRPVEPNDLPQLQQLARDSLVGVTSLPDDSERLGEKIAASCASFDSDAVAQGPENYFFVLEDIDSRRLVGCSEILATAGFNEPFYSLRNRHFTSASRELNIEHGVPALSLCHDLSGHTLLRGFHIDAALVRTPFSELLSRARLLFIAAHASRFAEAVITEIVGYSDEQGHSPFWDALGKHFFDLPYVEAERLCGLQSRTFLAELMPQYPIYVPMLPQAAQDCIGRIHPDGQEAFDILEREGFETNSYIDLFDAGPTLYARTANIRSIALSQTAKVQEEPLIDARGRYLVSNDALHGFRAVVAELDYQPGQPLALNPALCAALNVRAGGTIRVIAL; encoded by the coding sequence ATGCTGGTCTTACGTCCAGTCGAGCCAAACGACCTGCCTCAATTGCAACAATTGGCGCGCGACAGCCTGGTGGGCGTCACGTCCCTGCCGGACGACAGCGAACGCCTGGGCGAAAAAATCGCCGCGTCCTGCGCCTCGTTCGACAGCGATGCCGTGGCCCAGGGCCCGGAGAATTACTTCTTCGTGCTGGAAGACATCGACAGCCGCCGACTGGTCGGCTGTTCGGAAATTCTCGCCACCGCAGGTTTCAACGAGCCGTTCTACAGCCTGCGCAACCGCCACTTCACCAGCGCTTCGCGGGAGCTGAACATCGAGCACGGCGTGCCGGCGCTGTCGCTGTGCCACGACCTGAGCGGACACACACTGCTGCGCGGTTTCCACATCGACGCGGCACTGGTGCGCACGCCGTTTTCCGAATTGCTGTCGCGGGCACGGCTGCTGTTCATCGCCGCTCACGCGTCACGTTTTGCCGAAGCAGTGATCACTGAAATCGTCGGCTACAGCGACGAGCAAGGCCATTCACCGTTCTGGGATGCGCTGGGCAAACATTTCTTTGACCTGCCCTACGTCGAGGCCGAGCGACTGTGCGGCTTGCAGAGCCGTACGTTTCTCGCCGAACTGATGCCGCAATATCCGATCTACGTGCCGATGCTGCCGCAGGCGGCGCAGGACTGCATCGGCCGTATCCACCCGGACGGCCAGGAAGCTTTCGACATCCTTGAGCGCGAGGGTTTTGAAACCAACAGCTACATCGATCTGTTCGATGCCGGCCCGACCTTATATGCACGCACCGCGAATATTCGTTCGATCGCCCTTAGCCAGACAGCCAAGGTTCAGGAGGAACCCCTGATCGATGCTCGCGGTCGCTATCTGGTGAGCAACGATGCTCTGCATGGTTTTCGGGCCGTGGTCGCCGAGCTGGATTATCAGCCCGGTCAGCCCCTGGCGCTCAATCCGGCCCTGTGCGCGGCGCTCAACGTCCGCGCTGGCGGCACGATCCGGGTAATCGCCCTGTGA
- a CDS encoding flavin-containing monooxygenase: MQTYQVLIIGSGFGGQCAAVNLLKAGIDDFRLLERRDFFGGTWCQNTYPGAAVDVPSPLYSLSFAPYRWTQMFAEQAELHRYTDHVIERFGLRDRVELEANVERVEWDDTEKRWAVHTGTKGIFYAQFLINATGPLSQPVVPHFPGQDRFQGKTFHTNNWDHSYDYHGKRVAIVGSGASAAQVIPAIAPKVARLHVFQRTAHWVLPRADRTFGRFQRWLLGLKPAYKLLRWMIYWQFETRVIAFKYSKPAIHMVQRQALKFLKRQVTDPELRKKLTPDFTIGCKRVLLSSTYYPALTRPNVTLHSREQGIASLDETGIITTDGQHIDVDLIVWSTGYDATDGVISYPVSGKNAVQLRDVWAQYPRAYLGTSLPDFPNLFIVTGPNTGIGHTSALFIIESQMNYILDCIRTVQAKGLRSIEVRPEAERTYTQMIHREMERTVWKTGGCHSWYQSRSGHVIAMFPGFSFSYHRLTRALKPADHILS, from the coding sequence ATGCAGACCTACCAAGTGTTGATTATCGGCAGCGGTTTTGGCGGCCAATGCGCGGCGGTCAATCTGCTCAAGGCGGGTATCGACGACTTTCGCTTGCTGGAACGCCGGGACTTTTTCGGTGGCACCTGGTGCCAGAACACCTACCCCGGCGCAGCGGTGGATGTGCCGTCGCCGCTGTATTCCTTGTCATTTGCGCCTTATCGCTGGACGCAGATGTTCGCCGAACAGGCCGAACTGCACCGCTACACCGACCATGTAATCGAACGCTTCGGCCTGCGCGACCGGGTGGAACTGGAGGCCAACGTCGAGCGCGTCGAATGGGACGACACCGAAAAGCGCTGGGCCGTACACACTGGCACCAAAGGCATTTTTTATGCGCAGTTCCTGATCAATGCCACCGGGCCGTTGAGCCAACCGGTTGTCCCACACTTCCCCGGTCAGGATCGCTTTCAGGGCAAGACCTTTCATACAAACAATTGGGATCACAGCTACGACTATCACGGTAAACGAGTAGCGATTGTCGGCAGCGGCGCCAGTGCGGCTCAGGTGATTCCGGCGATTGCGCCGAAGGTCGCCCGATTGCACGTGTTTCAGCGCACCGCGCACTGGGTGCTGCCCCGGGCCGACCGTACGTTCGGTCGGTTCCAGCGCTGGCTGCTGGGTCTGAAACCCGCCTACAAACTGCTGCGCTGGATGATCTACTGGCAATTCGAAACCCGGGTCATCGCCTTCAAATACTCGAAACCGGCGATTCACATGGTGCAGCGCCAAGCCCTGAAGTTTCTCAAACGCCAAGTGACTGACCCCGAGTTGCGGAAAAAACTGACACCGGACTTCACCATCGGCTGCAAACGGGTGCTGCTCTCCAGCACCTATTACCCGGCGCTGACCCGGCCCAACGTCACATTGCACAGCCGCGAGCAAGGCATCGCCAGCCTCGACGAAACCGGCATCATCACCACGGACGGCCAGCACATCGACGTCGATCTGATCGTCTGGTCGACCGGTTACGACGCCACCGACGGCGTGATTTCCTACCCGGTCAGCGGAAAAAACGCCGTGCAACTGCGCGACGTGTGGGCGCAATACCCGCGCGCCTACCTCGGCACCAGCCTGCCGGACTTTCCCAACCTGTTTATCGTCACCGGGCCGAACACCGGCATCGGGCATACTTCGGCGCTGTTCATCATCGAATCGCAGATGAACTACATCCTCGACTGTATCCGCACGGTGCAGGCCAAAGGTCTGCGCAGCATCGAAGTTCGCCCCGAAGCAGAACGTACCTACACTCAGATGATTCACCGGGAAATGGAGCGCACGGTCTGGAAAACCGGCGGCTGCCACAGTTGGTATCAAAGCAGGAGCGGTCATGTGATCGCGATGTTTCCCGGCTTCAGTTTCAGCTATCACCGGTTGACCCGGGCGCTGAAACCGGCCGACCACATTCTGTCTTGA
- the astA gene encoding arginine N-succinyltransferase has translation MIVRPVKVSDLPALMTLVQQAGPGFTTLPANEDRLAHRVRWAQRAFAEQVERADADYLFVLEDDEQRVVGVSALAGAVGLREPWYNYRVGLTVSSAPDLGIQRQIPTLFLNNELTGQSELCSLFLRHDQRHGSNGRLLSLGRLLFVAEFPHLFGEKMIAELRGSADEQGCSPFWDSLGRHFFQMDFSHADHLSGLGNKAFIAELMPRQPLYTCLLTEQAQAVIGQAHPNTEPALKILQAEGFAHKGYIDIFDGGPVIEAPIRSIRTVRDSLELTLSIGTPDDQAPLWLIHNRRLENCRITVAAGRRIGSSLVIDRLTAKRLQLQPGNSVRAVPLPNQQQQAVAA, from the coding sequence ATGATTGTCCGTCCGGTCAAAGTCAGCGACCTGCCAGCGTTGATGACGCTGGTGCAACAGGCCGGGCCGGGGTTCACCACCCTGCCCGCCAATGAAGATCGCCTGGCCCACCGGGTACGCTGGGCGCAACGGGCGTTCGCCGAACAGGTCGAGCGGGCCGATGCCGATTATCTGTTCGTGCTTGAAGACGACGAGCAGCGAGTGGTCGGTGTCAGCGCCCTGGCCGGCGCCGTCGGCCTGCGCGAGCCCTGGTACAACTACCGGGTCGGGCTGACCGTCAGCTCGGCACCGGATCTTGGCATCCAGCGGCAGATCCCGACCCTGTTCCTCAACAATGAACTGACCGGCCAATCGGAACTGTGCTCGCTGTTCCTGCGCCACGATCAGCGCCACGGCAGCAATGGACGTCTGCTGTCGCTGGGGCGTTTGCTGTTTGTCGCTGAATTCCCGCACCTGTTCGGCGAAAAGATGATTGCCGAACTGCGTGGCAGCGCCGACGAACAAGGCTGTTCGCCGTTCTGGGACAGTCTGGGCCGGCACTTCTTCCAGATGGATTTCAGTCACGCCGACCACTTGTCCGGGCTGGGCAACAAGGCGTTCATCGCCGAACTGATGCCGCGCCAGCCGCTGTACACCTGCCTGCTCACCGAACAGGCACAGGCCGTGATCGGCCAGGCCCACCCCAACACCGAGCCGGCACTGAAGATTCTCCAGGCCGAGGGTTTCGCCCATAAAGGCTACATCGACATTTTTGACGGCGGCCCGGTCATCGAGGCGCCGATCCGCAGCATCCGCACGGTGCGCGACAGCCTGGAACTGACCCTGAGCATTGGCACGCCGGACGATCAGGCGCCGCTGTGGCTGATCCACAACCGACGCCTGGAAAACTGCCGCATTACCGTCGCAGCGGGACGCCGGATAGGCAGCAGTCTGGTGATCGACCGTCTCACTGCCAAACGCCTGCAATTGCAACCGGGTAATTCGGTGCGGGCGGTGCCGTTACCCAATCAACAGCAGCAGGCGGTGGCGGCCTGA
- a CDS encoding diguanylate cyclase, producing the protein MGRTGGKGLSLARRLYASRILGLVLGLLCVSVAMYPLDPPAWVWALMLFNGLVWPHLAYQWARRAKVPYHAEHRNLLIDAFLGGFWVASMHFNPLPSATTISMMAMNNVAIGGLRFLLAGAAAQLLGVGVGLVVFAPAFVPMTTPAQLYACLPLLTLYPLALGWICFRQAYTLGLHKRELLALSRTDSLTGLLNHGAWKDQLEIQFERCKRQQTGAAIALIDIDHFKAINDTYGHVAGDIVLRQLSKMLKQNLRMADVAGRYGGDEFCVILPDLPLFNAAQAMEALRERFSFLVYDQNPALKVSLSIGLAALDPAHGDATRWLDDADQALYEAKAGGRNRVICCSDNNPRREVFDSV; encoded by the coding sequence ATGGGAAGAACGGGAGGAAAGGGACTTTCACTGGCCAGGAGGCTCTATGCATCGCGAATCCTCGGGCTGGTCCTGGGGCTTTTGTGCGTGAGCGTCGCGATGTACCCGCTCGATCCACCCGCCTGGGTCTGGGCGCTGATGCTGTTCAACGGCCTGGTCTGGCCACACCTTGCTTATCAATGGGCTCGTCGGGCGAAGGTTCCTTACCACGCCGAACACCGCAATCTGTTGATCGATGCTTTTCTCGGTGGCTTCTGGGTGGCGTCCATGCACTTCAATCCCTTGCCCAGTGCCACGACCATTTCGATGATGGCGATGAACAACGTTGCCATCGGCGGCTTGCGTTTTCTGCTGGCCGGGGCGGCGGCGCAGTTGCTTGGTGTCGGCGTTGGGCTGGTGGTATTTGCCCCGGCGTTCGTCCCGATGACCACGCCGGCACAGCTTTATGCCTGTCTGCCGTTGTTGACGCTGTATCCGCTGGCGCTGGGCTGGATCTGCTTTCGCCAGGCCTACACCCTTGGCTTGCATAAACGTGAACTTCTGGCCCTGAGCCGCACCGATAGCCTCACCGGTCTGCTCAATCACGGCGCCTGGAAGGATCAACTGGAAATCCAGTTCGAACGCTGCAAGCGCCAGCAGACCGGTGCGGCGATTGCGCTGATCGACATCGACCACTTCAAGGCGATCAACGACACCTACGGCCACGTGGCCGGCGATATCGTTCTGCGTCAACTGAGCAAGATGCTCAAGCAGAACCTGCGCATGGCCGATGTGGCGGGGCGCTACGGCGGTGACGAGTTCTGCGTGATCCTGCCGGACTTGCCGCTGTTCAATGCAGCGCAGGCGATGGAAGCATTGCGTGAGCGTTTTTCCTTTCTGGTGTATGACCAGAATCCGGCGCTGAAAGTCAGCCTGAGCATTGGTCTGGCGGCGCTCGACCCGGCTCACGGCGACGCGACGCGCTGGCTCGATGACGCCGATCAGGCACTGTATGAAGCCAAGGCCGGCGGACGTAACCGGGTGATTTGCTGCAGCGATAACAACCCGCGACGCGAGGTATTTGATTCGGTTTGA
- a CDS encoding N-formylglutamate amidohydrolase — protein sequence MHACTESAELGLYTRPVYNLSREDSTHPLILVCEHASRYIPEALNNLGLDDTAAREHIAWDIGALALAEQLSEQLGATLLSANYSRLLIDLNRPRHALDSIPAQSEIYQVPGNRELDEATREYRRQSLFKPFHTRLQQLIDARLAEGRPVRVVGIHSFTPVYYGQPRELEVGVLFGQARAYAQRMLDGLERHPLKVAGNQPYRIDPLGDMTVPVHGDARGLESVLIEVRNDLLRSPEAVTRWADYLAPLL from the coding sequence ATGCACGCCTGTACTGAATCCGCCGAGCTTGGGTTGTACACCCGACCGGTCTACAACCTGAGCCGTGAAGATTCGACGCACCCGCTGATTCTGGTGTGCGAACACGCCAGTCGCTACATCCCCGAAGCCCTGAACAATCTGGGTCTGGATGACACGGCGGCGCGCGAACACATTGCCTGGGACATCGGCGCCCTGGCGCTGGCCGAGCAATTGTCGGAGCAACTGGGCGCCACGCTGTTGAGCGCCAACTATTCGCGCCTGCTGATCGACCTCAACCGCCCTCGGCATGCGCTCGACAGCATTCCGGCGCAGAGCGAGATCTATCAGGTGCCGGGCAACCGTGAGCTTGACGAGGCCACCCGCGAATACCGTCGCCAGAGCCTGTTCAAGCCGTTTCATACGCGGCTGCAGCAATTGATCGATGCACGTCTGGCCGAAGGTCGGCCGGTGCGGGTGGTGGGGATTCACAGCTTCACCCCGGTGTACTACGGCCAGCCGCGGGAGCTGGAAGTCGGCGTGTTGTTCGGTCAGGCCAGGGCCTATGCCCAGCGGATGCTCGACGGTCTGGAGCGACATCCGTTGAAAGTCGCCGGCAACCAGCCCTACAGGATCGACCCGCTGGGCGACATGACCGTGCCGGTGCACGGCGATGCCCGGGGCCTGGAGTCGGTGTTGATCGAGGTGCGCAACGACCTGCTGCGCAGCCCGGAAGCGGTGACTCGCTGGGCGGATTATCTGGCTCCATTGCTGTAA